A portion of the Acetomicrobium sp. S15 = DSM 107314 genome contains these proteins:
- a CDS encoding NRAMP family divalent metal transporter, giving the protein MSQQQSQMNVGSEEQKSRREMLSVLLGAAFLMATSSIGPGFLTQTAVFTARLKASFAFAILLSIIISLIVQLNVWRILAVSKMHAQDVANKVFPGLGYFIAFLVALGGLVFNIGNVAGAAMGLRVVVGIPIVWAAIISACIGIMLFLYKEMGRAMDQFTKILGFIMIALVIYTVFVTKPPVGIAIKEAFMPSQIDWMVIITLIGGTVGGYITFSGAHRLLDAGIYGVERVGDATRGATNGVLITAVMRILLFLAILGVVWAGHTLDPSNPPASAFRLGAGEIGYRIFGVILWAAGITSVVGASFTSISFLQTLFKSIQKNNRWWIIGFIVISTAILITVGQPVTLLIFAGSVNGLILPLALLSILLAAHKKEVVGDYKHPIWLTIIGYVVVAITLWMGIVSLGKIFTMFK; this is encoded by the coding sequence ATGTCCCAACAGCAGTCACAAATGAACGTCGGCAGTGAGGAGCAAAAAAGTAGGAGAGAGATGTTGAGCGTTTTATTAGGAGCGGCGTTTTTAATGGCAACGTCTTCTATAGGACCAGGCTTTTTGACGCAGACAGCCGTTTTTACAGCGCGACTAAAGGCTTCTTTTGCCTTTGCGATTTTGCTTTCAATTATTATAAGTTTGATCGTTCAGTTAAATGTTTGGCGGATACTGGCCGTTTCTAAGATGCACGCTCAAGACGTAGCTAACAAAGTATTTCCAGGGCTTGGGTATTTCATCGCCTTTTTGGTTGCCCTGGGCGGATTAGTGTTCAATATAGGCAATGTCGCAGGTGCCGCTATGGGGCTAAGGGTGGTTGTAGGAATACCCATTGTATGGGCGGCAATTATTAGTGCATGCATCGGGATAATGCTATTCCTTTATAAAGAAATGGGGCGAGCCATGGATCAATTTACCAAGATATTAGGTTTTATCATGATAGCGCTGGTCATATATACTGTATTTGTCACCAAACCTCCCGTTGGGATCGCCATAAAAGAGGCTTTCATGCCTTCTCAAATCGACTGGATGGTCATTATTACACTGATCGGTGGCACAGTCGGAGGTTATATTACCTTCTCCGGCGCACATAGACTATTAGACGCAGGGATTTACGGCGTTGAACGTGTTGGAGACGCGACCCGTGGGGCAACCAATGGGGTCTTAATAACAGCGGTCATGCGCATACTCCTTTTCTTAGCGATACTTGGGGTTGTCTGGGCAGGTCATACTTTAGATCCATCCAATCCTCCTGCTTCTGCATTTAGACTCGGCGCAGGAGAAATTGGCTACAGGATATTCGGCGTCATATTATGGGCAGCCGGGATAACATCTGTCGTAGGTGCCTCTTTCACGTCCATATCTTTCTTGCAGACTTTGTTTAAGAGTATCCAGAAAAATAACCGCTGGTGGATCATCGGGTTCATTGTAATATCCACTGCCATTTTAATAACGGTGGGGCAGCCAGTTACTCTGTTGATCTTTGCTGGTTCAGTTAATGGGCTGATCCTGCCCCTGGCACTTTTGTCCATTTTGTTAGCCGCACATAAAAAAGAAGTTGTCGGAGACTACAAACACCCCATTTGGCTCACGATAATCGGTTATGTTGTGGTAGCCATAACTTTATGGATGGGAATCGTCTCACTTGGGAAAATATTTACTATGTTTAAATAG
- the pxpB gene encoding 5-oxoprolinase subunit PxpB, producing the protein MTEYLEPKILSAGDSAVIVEFGDSIDMKINARVQQLRQHIERGQFNGIVELVPTYRSLAVYFDPVVVEDVGLFFEKLKKMAQNTKGEIPEGGLVIVIPACYGGEFGPDMQNVVEHTGLTEAEIVKRHTAVDYYCYMLGFTPGFAYLGGMDESLATPRLKEPRKVIPAGSVGIAGKQTGIYPIDSPGGWQLIGRTPLKLFDPEGEPPFLIDAGMRVRFRSIDPKEYEEIAAKVAAKKYKPEILTKSGDAK; encoded by the coding sequence TTGACTGAATATCTTGAACCTAAGATCCTCAGCGCTGGCGATAGTGCTGTAATAGTAGAGTTTGGCGATAGCATAGATATGAAGATTAACGCGAGGGTGCAGCAGCTCCGCCAGCACATTGAGCGAGGGCAGTTTAACGGCATCGTGGAATTAGTCCCCACATACCGCTCTTTAGCAGTTTATTTTGACCCTGTAGTGGTTGAGGATGTAGGGCTATTTTTTGAAAAGCTCAAAAAAATGGCCCAAAATACTAAAGGAGAGATCCCAGAAGGAGGCCTTGTCATCGTAATACCTGCATGCTATGGAGGTGAGTTTGGCCCAGATATGCAAAACGTCGTTGAGCATACAGGCCTCACCGAAGCCGAGATAGTAAAACGCCATACTGCGGTAGATTACTACTGCTACATGTTAGGTTTTACGCCTGGCTTTGCCTATTTGGGCGGTATGGATGAAAGCCTCGCTACGCCAAGGCTAAAGGAACCGAGAAAAGTTATCCCAGCAGGAAGTGTGGGGATAGCGGGAAAACAAACCGGCATATACCCCATAGATAGTCCAGGTGGATGGCAGTTGATAGGGAGAACTCCTTTAAAGCTTTTCGATCCCGAAGGTGAGCCACCATTTTTGATCGATGCGGGAATGCGGGTTCGCTTTCGCAGTATAGACCCAAAAGAGTATGAGGAAATAGCAGCCAAAGTTGCTGCCAAAAAATACAAACCAGAAATTTTAACGAAAAGCGGTGATGCAAAGTGA
- a CDS encoding 5-oxoprolinase/urea amidolyase family protein — MIFEVSSPGLLTTVQDLGRWGYQGKGMPVAGAMDSQALKIGNILVGNEPKDAAFEITAMGPTLSVTEGEGLIAVTGAEIDFTINKVEAPLWQSIRVQAGDTITLSTLKGHGCRAYLCVSGSIDVPVIMGSKSTYLRAKIGGLEGRALKAGDRIATGPLKPLTWLSADFTCPDQLRPKRDLGLPLRVVLGPQDEAFTENGIKTFLESEYTITNEADRMGYRLEGPVIEHKTGPDIISDAIPLGTIQVPGHGKPICMLADRQTTGGYTKIAVLCTPDIATLAQRMPGQAVHFKAVSLAESIAAARKEREQIEELLELRASCRSRRSPSQTKKLNKTFHWTLKVRDKSYDVVVEDLS, encoded by the coding sequence GTGATCTTTGAAGTATCGTCACCTGGGCTTCTTACGACCGTGCAAGACTTAGGCCGTTGGGGTTACCAAGGTAAAGGCATGCCAGTAGCGGGAGCCATGGATTCACAGGCTCTAAAAATAGGCAATATTTTAGTAGGTAATGAGCCAAAAGATGCAGCCTTTGAGATTACGGCGATGGGGCCGACACTGAGCGTAACAGAAGGCGAAGGCCTCATCGCCGTAACTGGAGCGGAAATAGATTTCACTATAAACAAAGTTGAAGCACCTTTATGGCAATCCATAAGGGTGCAAGCTGGAGATACTATTACTCTATCAACCTTAAAAGGTCATGGTTGTAGGGCATATCTATGCGTCTCTGGCAGCATCGACGTTCCTGTAATAATGGGCAGCAAGTCGACATATTTAAGGGCCAAAATAGGAGGATTAGAAGGTAGAGCTCTTAAAGCTGGCGATCGGATTGCCACTGGGCCTTTAAAACCTTTGACTTGGCTTTCTGCCGATTTTACTTGCCCTGATCAGTTAAGACCGAAAAGGGACTTAGGATTGCCTTTGCGAGTAGTCTTAGGGCCGCAAGATGAGGCCTTTACAGAAAACGGCATAAAGACCTTCTTGGAATCCGAGTACACGATAACAAACGAAGCGGATAGGATGGGTTACAGGCTTGAGGGCCCAGTAATAGAACATAAAACCGGACCAGATATCATTTCGGATGCTATACCTTTGGGCACAATCCAAGTGCCTGGGCATGGCAAACCGATATGCATGTTAGCTGACAGGCAAACTACTGGAGGCTATACAAAGATAGCTGTGTTATGCACTCCTGATATAGCAACCTTAGCTCAGCGGATGCCAGGGCAAGCAGTGCACTTTAAAGCCGTATCTTTAGCTGAGTCAATTGCCGCTGCGCGAAAAGAGAGAGAGCAAATAGAAGAGCTACTTGAATTGCGGGCTTCTTGTAGATCTCGTAGGAGTCCTTCGCAAACAAAGAAGCTTAACAAGACCTTTCATTGGACGCTAAAAGTGAGGGATAAATCCTACGATGTAGTTGTGGAAGATCTCAGTTAA
- a CDS encoding LamB/YcsF family protein, whose protein sequence is MYVIDLNSDLGESFGAWKMGSDEAVLQFVSSANVACGFHAGDPMVMLATVRAAKEKGVAVGAHPGYPDLIGFGRRNIDVTPDEAYAYTLYQIGALQAVCNALGCKLQHIKAHGALYNQAAKNHALAVAIARAVKDAGNGLILLGLANSEFDKAAAEVGVPYAAEAFADRAYQADGTLVPRKVPGSMIHDVNLAVARMIRMVKEGKIETIDGKLIDLKPHSICLHGDSPKAVQMASEVRKGLEAAGIAIRPISEVIKA, encoded by the coding sequence ATGTATGTGATAGATTTAAACAGTGACTTAGGTGAAAGCTTTGGTGCTTGGAAGATGGGTAGCGACGAGGCCGTTTTGCAGTTTGTCAGTTCAGCCAATGTAGCCTGCGGTTTCCATGCAGGCGACCCCATGGTCATGCTTGCCACTGTGAGAGCTGCCAAAGAAAAGGGCGTTGCCGTAGGGGCACATCCAGGCTATCCAGATCTAATCGGTTTTGGTCGAAGGAATATAGATGTAACCCCGGATGAGGCGTACGCATATACCTTATATCAAATTGGCGCTTTGCAAGCGGTATGCAATGCTCTTGGTTGCAAGCTGCAACATATCAAGGCTCATGGAGCATTATACAATCAGGCAGCTAAAAATCACGCTTTAGCAGTTGCCATTGCGCGAGCCGTTAAAGACGCTGGCAACGGTCTCATTTTGCTTGGCCTTGCCAACTCGGAATTCGATAAAGCCGCTGCCGAGGTAGGGGTACCCTATGCCGCTGAAGCCTTTGCCGATAGGGCTTACCAAGCGGACGGAACATTGGTACCGCGTAAAGTCCCTGGTTCCATGATACATGACGTTAACCTAGCCGTGGCGAGGATGATCCGTATGGTCAAGGAAGGCAAGATCGAGACCATAGATGGCAAACTCATCGACCTCAAACCGCATTCCATATGTTTGCATGGAGACTCCCCTAAAGCAGTTCAAATGGCTAGTGAGGTAAGAAAGGGCTTAGAAGCAGCAGGAATAGCGATTAGACCGATATCCGAGGTAATTAAGGCATGA
- a CDS encoding putative hydro-lyase: MKAIDYAMNTPQEVRLAIRKKEWIGPTAGMAKGHVQANLAILPKDLAYDFLVFAQRNPRPCPVLDITEPGDPEPKLVAKGADLRTDLPKYRIWRNGELVDEPTDILSYWRQDLVAFLLGCSFTFESALLDAGIPVRHIECGCNVPMYITNIQCLPAGRLSGPMVVSMRPIPAHQVPKAVLTTGRFPAVHGSPVHIGDPTIIGIKDISKPDFGDSVPINQGEMPVFWACGVTPQAALMASKPPFAITHAPGHMFVCNPKDSDYAIF; the protein is encoded by the coding sequence ATGAAGGCAATAGACTATGCTATGAATACGCCCCAAGAGGTTCGCTTAGCCATAAGAAAAAAAGAGTGGATAGGTCCCACGGCAGGAATGGCTAAGGGGCATGTGCAGGCAAATTTGGCCATATTGCCAAAGGATTTAGCTTATGATTTTCTTGTTTTCGCGCAGCGTAATCCTAGACCATGCCCCGTGTTAGACATAACTGAACCAGGAGATCCTGAGCCAAAACTGGTGGCAAAAGGGGCGGACTTGCGGACTGATTTGCCCAAATACAGAATATGGAGGAATGGCGAGCTCGTTGACGAACCCACTGATATACTATCTTACTGGCGCCAGGACCTTGTGGCTTTCTTGCTCGGATGTTCTTTCACCTTTGAGTCGGCTTTGTTAGACGCTGGTATTCCAGTTCGTCATATCGAATGTGGTTGCAATGTTCCTATGTATATAACGAATATTCAATGCCTCCCTGCCGGAAGGCTCTCTGGCCCTATGGTAGTGAGTATGAGGCCTATCCCAGCACACCAAGTGCCAAAGGCGGTTTTAACGACAGGGCGTTTCCCAGCAGTTCACGGTTCACCTGTGCACATAGGCGATCCTACTATTATCGGTATAAAGGACATCAGCAAACCGGATTTTGGCGATTCCGTACCAATAAACCAGGGGGAAATGCCGGTATTTTGGGCTTGTGGCGTCACTCCACAAGCAGCTTTGATGGCAAGCAAACCTCCCTTTGCGATAACCCATGCGCCTGGCCATATGTTCGTCTGTAATCCTAAGGATTCAGATTACGCCATATTTTAA